The Saccharomonospora cyanea NA-134 genome includes a region encoding these proteins:
- a CDS encoding Hint domain-containing protein — MSAIIGAIPISKLRYAGKIVGAVRDAFRWQDRVEAARRSFPKLTAAIEKGINKLRRSPGCNSFALGTRVLLADGSTKPIEEVELGDRVVATDPETGESGPQKVVATIVGHGEKELVEVTVDVDGEAGDAVETITATAEHPFWVDDPGRLLQPALDGPWGEGPGWYDAEDLDPGDQLRTPTGDKVRVVDLRGYTATTTVHNLTINGVHTYYVVAGDTTVLAHNAKCDPWNSVRKYDDDGHPLDGTLIPTDDALDAAEKWVGPGYKESVPGSGRYVSKDGSRVVRMGEADITGQHGDGPHMNFARLAPNPRNPGKMMVVENRHVYLG, encoded by the coding sequence GTGTCGGCGATCATCGGGGCGATCCCGATTTCGAAGTTGCGGTATGCGGGCAAGATTGTCGGGGCGGTGCGGGATGCGTTCCGGTGGCAGGATCGGGTTGAGGCCGCTCGCCGGAGTTTTCCCAAGCTGACCGCGGCGATCGAGAAGGGGATCAACAAGCTCCGGAGGAGTCCGGGGTGTAACAGTTTCGCGCTGGGCACGCGGGTGTTGTTGGCTGACGGTTCGACCAAGCCGATCGAGGAGGTCGAGCTGGGGGATCGGGTGGTGGCCACTGACCCCGAGACCGGTGAGTCGGGGCCGCAGAAGGTGGTGGCCACGATCGTCGGCCACGGTGAGAAGGAGCTGGTGGAGGTCACCGTCGATGTCGACGGTGAGGCTGGGGATGCGGTGGAGACGATCACCGCGACCGCGGAGCACCCGTTCTGGGTCGACGACCCCGGCCGCCTCCTCCAGCCCGCGCTCGACGGACCGTGGGGTGAGGGCCCTGGGTGGTATGACGCCGAAGACCTCGACCCCGGCGACCAACTCCGCACCCCCACCGGCGACAAAGTCCGGGTTGTCGACCTCCGTGGCTACACCGCCACAACCACGGTCCACAACCTCACCATCAACGGTGTTCACACGTATTACGTGGTAGCAGGCGACACCACGGTGCTCGCTCACAACGCAAAATGTGACCCCTGGAACTCGGTACGCAAGTACGATGACGATGGCCATCCGTTGGATGGAACCCTTATACCGACGGACGATGCGCTTGACGCGGCAGAGAAATGGGTTGGCCCTGGGTACAAGGAGTCTGTTCCCGGGAGTGGAAGGTATGTTTCGAAAGACGGTTCTCGTGTTGTAAGAATGGGAGAAGCAGATATCACAGGGCAGCATGGCGATGGTCCGCACATGAATTTCGCAAGGCTTGCCCCTAATCCGAGGAATCCTGGGAAGATGATGGTCGTCGAGAATCGACACGTCTATCTAGGGTAA
- a CDS encoding DUF6928 family protein, producing MVFAEAEPRRAFRDAGLTDHDKSKRLAEITLGATAQETGLLTLDLAVWPDSGIVCAASLPECEVVCSRELARYRPSELTEWILRLANGRGAYAVFMHSAEDWAAFAVWSDGALVRSLSMNPSSGVMEDMGEHLPFEFPFWEGERSVRNEPNYALPFHPIDFGNEALREFFGFVLEGREDELCFDLEEFEVPAFRAVSQA from the coding sequence GTGGTCTTCGCTGAGGCGGAACCTAGAAGGGCTTTCCGTGATGCTGGGTTAACTGATCATGACAAGTCGAAGCGTCTTGCGGAGATCACGCTCGGAGCTACTGCACAAGAGACAGGACTCCTCACGCTCGATCTCGCTGTTTGGCCGGATAGTGGAATTGTGTGCGCGGCGAGTCTTCCTGAGTGTGAAGTTGTCTGCTCTCGTGAACTCGCGCGGTACCGGCCCAGCGAGTTGACTGAATGGATCTTACGGCTGGCGAACGGTAGGGGTGCCTACGCCGTTTTCATGCACAGTGCCGAAGATTGGGCTGCTTTTGCGGTCTGGTCAGATGGTGCTCTAGTTAGGTCTCTGAGCATGAACCCGAGTTCGGGGGTCATGGAAGACATGGGGGAGCATCTTCCATTCGAATTTCCCTTCTGGGAAGGTGAGCGTTCAGTTCGGAATGAACCTAACTATGCCTTACCTTTTCATCCGATCGACTTCGGAAACGAAGCGCTGAGGGAGTTCTTCGGGTTTGTTCTTGAAGGTCGAGAGGATGAATTGTGCTTCGATCTCGAGGAATTTGAGGTTCCCGCATTCCGTGCTGTATCACAGGCCTGA
- a CDS encoding HINT domain-containing protein — MLLADGSTRPIEEVELGDRVVATDPETGETASREVVATIIGQG, encoded by the coding sequence GTGTTGTTGGCCGACGGTTCGACCAGGCCGATCGAGGAGGTCGAGCTGGGGGATCGGGTGGTGGCCACCGATCCCGAGACCGGTGAGACCGCCTCGCGTGAGGTGGTGGCCACGATCATCGGCCAGGGGTGA
- a CDS encoding Imm32 family immunity protein, producing MEQVISVPDYDPGVGLRFSWDDGFDITVSVTRSEVVVKANRAGLTSLARHLLTLAQEGVRGGMHVHLTADQEIESKVDLVFERIPD from the coding sequence ATGGAGCAAGTAATCTCTGTCCCAGATTACGATCCTGGGGTCGGTCTCCGTTTCTCTTGGGATGATGGATTTGATATCACGGTTTCGGTTACTCGCTCGGAAGTGGTCGTCAAGGCCAACCGTGCGGGGTTGACGTCCTTGGCGCGCCATCTTCTTACGCTTGCGCAGGAGGGCGTCCGCGGTGGGATGCATGTGCACCTCACCGCTGATCAGGAAATCGAATCAAAGGTTGATCTTGTTTTTGAGCGGATTCCGGACTGA
- a CDS encoding FGGY-family carbohydrate kinase yields the protein MRRRGYLGVDIGTSSSKGVLVEPSGHILRTAVREHAVDRPAPGHVEMDAEVWWREFTELADELTAPGDVDVVAVGVSGMGPCVLVTDDEGTPLRPAILYGVDTRAGAQIDALNDELGAETIFARCGSMLSSQAVGPKLRWIAEHEPETYARARRLFMPSSWLAYRLTGEYVLDFHSASQCTPLFDTVENGWHEPWTRHVCPELELPPLRWTGEAAGVTAREVAGIPAGVPVITGTIDAWSEAVSVDAQNPGDLMVMYGTTMFLINTTRERLTTPAMWGTVGAVPGTRNLAGGMATSGAITAWLRELTGGPDYPTMLAEARDSGAGANGLLVLPYFAGERTPIFDPDARGVIAGLTLSHTRGDLYRAVLEATAFGVRHNVEALREVGSDISRVVAVGGGTQGELWTQIVTDVTGLPQVVPSVTIGASYGAAFLAAGLVDDVSMADWNPPARVCEPNENVRATYDALYEQYRALYPSSRDVQHALAAQQRISSRGGES from the coding sequence ATGCGACGGCGCGGATACCTCGGAGTCGACATCGGCACCTCCAGCAGCAAGGGCGTGCTGGTGGAGCCCAGCGGGCACATCCTCCGCACGGCCGTGCGGGAGCACGCGGTCGACCGCCCCGCTCCCGGACACGTGGAGATGGACGCCGAAGTCTGGTGGCGCGAGTTCACCGAGCTCGCCGACGAACTCACCGCGCCCGGCGACGTCGACGTGGTGGCCGTGGGAGTCAGCGGCATGGGCCCGTGCGTGCTGGTGACCGACGACGAGGGAACCCCGCTGCGTCCGGCGATCCTCTACGGCGTCGACACACGCGCGGGCGCGCAGATCGACGCGCTGAACGACGAACTCGGCGCCGAGACGATCTTCGCCCGCTGCGGCTCGATGCTGTCCAGCCAGGCGGTGGGGCCGAAGCTGCGCTGGATCGCGGAACACGAACCGGAGACCTACGCGCGGGCGCGGCGGCTGTTCATGCCGAGTTCGTGGCTCGCCTACCGGCTCACCGGCGAGTACGTGCTCGACTTCCACTCCGCCAGCCAGTGCACGCCCCTGTTCGACACGGTCGAAAACGGCTGGCACGAGCCGTGGACGCGACACGTCTGCCCGGAGCTGGAACTGCCGCCGCTGCGCTGGACCGGGGAGGCTGCGGGCGTGACGGCGCGCGAGGTGGCGGGCATCCCGGCGGGCGTGCCCGTGATCACGGGCACCATCGACGCGTGGTCGGAGGCCGTGAGCGTCGACGCGCAGAACCCCGGCGACCTCATGGTCATGTACGGCACCACGATGTTTCTGATCAACACCACGCGCGAGCGGCTGACCACGCCTGCCATGTGGGGCACGGTGGGCGCGGTTCCGGGGACGCGCAACCTCGCGGGCGGCATGGCGACGTCCGGTGCCATCACGGCGTGGTTGCGCGAACTCACCGGCGGGCCCGACTACCCCACGATGCTGGCGGAGGCCCGCGATTCCGGCGCCGGTGCGAACGGGCTGCTGGTGTTGCCGTACTTCGCCGGGGAACGCACACCGATCTTCGACCCGGACGCCCGTGGCGTCATCGCCGGGCTGACCCTGAGCCACACGCGCGGCGACCTGTATCGCGCGGTGCTGGAGGCCACGGCGTTCGGCGTGCGCCACAACGTCGAGGCGCTGCGCGAGGTCGGCTCGGACATCTCCCGCGTCGTCGCCGTCGGCGGCGGCACACAGGGCGAGTTGTGGACTCAGATCGTCACCGACGTCACCGGCCTGCCCCAGGTCGTGCCGAGCGTGACCATCGGCGCGAGCTACGGCGCGGCGTTCCTCGCCGCCGGTCTCGTCGACGACGTGAGCATGGCCGACTGGAACCCGCCCGCCCGTGTGTGCGAGCCGAACGAGAACGTGCGCGCCACCTACGACGCGCTCTACGAGCAGTACCGAGCCCTGTATCCGTCGAGCCGGGACGTGCAACACGCCTTGGCCGCACAACAGCGAATCTCATCCCGCGGAGGAGAGTCATGA
- a CDS encoding fucose isomerase: MSHPSTPERTAYLVASGDLRESANVAGWPTQVELERIVTAALAEHGWRVVRANDVDPKTGHGFISSQRMGIEVFKTVPKDVPLIVAEAVWQYSHHVLPGLRTHEGPILTVANFVGDWPGLVGLLGLNAGLTKMGKPYSTIWTVDGSDDFFRDGIRSWLETGTITHDDSHVRDLPTDLPATPETELGEQLAARLLEDKAIIGVFDEGCMGMYNAIIDDELLNPIGVYKERLSQSALWAEMQRVDDAEADAVGEWLKAAGMTFRLGTDEATELTENQLRWQYKMYIAALRISDDFGLDAVGIQYQQGLKDLAPASDLVEGLLNNAQRPPVTSRDGSRVLWDGQPLPHFNEVDEGAAVDALVTNRVWTALGFDPATTLHDVRWGEEYDGEFVWVYEISGSVPPSHFPNGYADAEGWRQGNVFFPAGGATINGVSKPGELVWSRVYIADGGLHVDIGRASVVELPEEETRRRKEATNPEWPIAHVVLHGVTRDQFMARHKANHVQIAYAPDAAAADRALTAKATMFARLGVAVHLCGDVSVA; the protein is encoded by the coding sequence ATGAGTCATCCGTCCACACCGGAACGCACCGCGTACCTCGTCGCGAGCGGCGACCTCCGCGAGTCGGCCAACGTCGCGGGCTGGCCCACGCAGGTGGAGCTGGAACGCATCGTCACCGCCGCGCTGGCCGAGCACGGCTGGCGGGTCGTGCGCGCCAACGACGTCGACCCGAAGACGGGCCACGGTTTCATCTCCAGTCAGCGCATGGGCATCGAGGTATTCAAGACCGTCCCGAAGGACGTGCCGCTGATCGTGGCCGAGGCCGTGTGGCAGTACAGCCACCACGTGCTGCCGGGGCTGCGCACCCACGAGGGCCCGATCCTCACGGTGGCTAACTTCGTCGGCGACTGGCCCGGTCTCGTGGGGTTGCTGGGCCTGAACGCCGGGTTGACGAAGATGGGCAAGCCGTACTCCACGATCTGGACGGTGGACGGCAGCGACGACTTCTTCCGCGACGGCATCCGCTCGTGGCTGGAGACCGGCACGATCACCCACGACGACTCGCACGTGCGCGACCTGCCCACCGACCTGCCCGCCACGCCCGAGACCGAACTCGGCGAGCAGCTCGCCGCTCGGCTGCTGGAGGACAAGGCCATCATCGGCGTGTTCGACGAGGGCTGCATGGGCATGTACAACGCGATCATCGATGACGAGCTGCTCAACCCCATCGGTGTCTACAAGGAGCGGCTGTCGCAGAGCGCGCTGTGGGCGGAGATGCAGCGCGTGGACGACGCGGAGGCCGACGCCGTGGGCGAGTGGCTGAAGGCGGCGGGCATGACGTTCCGCCTCGGCACCGACGAGGCCACCGAGCTGACCGAGAACCAGTTGCGCTGGCAGTACAAGATGTACATCGCGGCGCTGCGCATCAGCGACGACTTCGGTCTCGACGCCGTGGGCATCCAGTACCAGCAGGGCCTCAAGGACCTCGCGCCCGCGTCCGACCTGGTGGAGGGCCTGCTGAACAACGCGCAGCGCCCGCCGGTGACCAGCCGCGACGGCTCCCGCGTGCTGTGGGACGGGCAGCCGCTGCCGCACTTCAACGAGGTCGACGAGGGCGCGGCGGTCGACGCGCTGGTGACCAACCGCGTGTGGACGGCGCTGGGCTTCGACCCGGCCACCACGCTGCACGACGTGCGCTGGGGCGAGGAATACGACGGCGAGTTCGTGTGGGTGTACGAGATCTCGGGCTCGGTGCCGCCCTCGCACTTCCCGAACGGGTACGCCGACGCCGAGGGCTGGCGGCAGGGCAACGTGTTCTTCCCGGCGGGCGGCGCCACGATCAACGGCGTGTCGAAGCCGGGCGAGCTCGTGTGGTCGCGCGTCTACATCGCCGACGGCGGCCTGCACGTCGACATCGGCCGGGCCAGCGTCGTGGAGCTGCCCGAGGAGGAGACCAGGCGGCGCAAGGAGGCCACGAACCCCGAATGGCCGATCGCCCACGTCGTGCTGCACGGCGTGACCCGCGACCAGTTCATGGCGCGGCACAAGGCCAACCACGTGCAGATCGCCTACGCCCCGGACGCCGCGGCGGCCGACAGGGCGCTGACGGCGAAGGCGACGATGTTCGCCCGCCTCGGCGTGGCGGTGCACCTGTGCGGGGACGTCTCGGTCGCGTAG